In a single window of the Atlantibacter hermannii genome:
- the tas gene encoding putative aldo/keto reductase produces the protein MHYHRIPHSSLEISTLGLGTMTFGEQNSEADAWEQLDYAVSQGINLIDVAEMYPVPPRPETQGLTETYVGNWLSKRGIRDKIVLATKVSGPSRAGDAGIRPDQALDRKNIRSALDASLKRLQTDYIDLYQVHWPQRATNCFGKLGYSWSDSAPVITILETLEALTEFQRAGKIRYIGVSNETPWGVMRYLNLAEKHDLPRIVSIQNPYSLLNRSFEVGLAEISQYEGVELLAYSCLGFGTLTGKYLNGAKPAGARNTLFSRFTRYSSEQAQQAVAAYVEIARRHSLDPAQMALAFVRQQRFVASTLLGATTLDQLKTNVESLNITLDETVLAELEAVHQRYTYPSP, from the coding sequence ATGCATTATCACCGTATTCCCCATAGCTCACTTGAGATAAGCACGCTGGGTCTGGGAACCATGACGTTTGGTGAACAAAATAGTGAAGCCGACGCCTGGGAACAGCTCGATTATGCCGTCAGCCAGGGCATTAACTTAATCGATGTGGCAGAGATGTATCCGGTGCCTCCGCGTCCTGAAACGCAGGGCCTCACCGAAACCTATGTGGGTAACTGGCTGAGCAAGCGCGGCATACGCGATAAGATCGTTTTAGCCACCAAAGTCAGCGGCCCGTCACGGGCGGGTGATGCAGGTATTCGTCCGGATCAGGCATTGGATCGTAAAAATATCCGTAGCGCACTGGATGCCAGCCTGAAACGCCTGCAAACCGATTATATCGATTTATATCAGGTTCACTGGCCGCAACGCGCCACCAACTGCTTTGGCAAACTTGGCTATAGCTGGAGCGACAGCGCGCCGGTGATTACCATTCTGGAAACGCTTGAAGCGTTAACCGAATTCCAGCGCGCCGGGAAAATCCGCTATATCGGAGTATCCAACGAAACGCCCTGGGGCGTGATGCGCTACCTGAATCTGGCAGAAAAACACGATTTACCGCGTATCGTCTCCATCCAGAATCCCTATAGCCTGTTGAACCGCAGTTTTGAGGTTGGGCTGGCGGAAATCAGCCAGTATGAAGGCGTAGAGCTGCTGGCCTATTCCTGCCTCGGATTTGGCACCCTGACGGGCAAATACCTTAACGGCGCGAAACCCGCCGGGGCACGCAATACGCTGTTCAGCCGTTTCACCCGCTACAGCAGCGAACAGGCACAGCAAGCCGTTGCGGCCTATGTGGAGATCGCCAGGCGTCACAGCCTCGATCCGGCGCAGATGGCGCTGGCGTTTGTACGTCAGCAGCGCTTTGTCGCCAGTACATTGCTGGGCGCGACCACACTGGATCAACTTAAGACCAACGTCGAAAGCCTCAATATTACGCTCGATGAAACCGTGCTGGCTGAACTGGAAGCCGTGCATCAGCGTTACACCTATCCTTCACCCTAA
- the ygdR_2 gene encoding lipoprotein, whose protein sequence is MKKWAVAISAVGLAFAVSGCSSDYVMATKDGRMILTEGKPQVDDDTGLVSYRDIQGNKMQINRNEVSQIIER, encoded by the coding sequence ATGAAGAAATGGGCTGTAGCAATTTCTGCTGTCGGTTTGGCTTTCGCCGTATCAGGGTGTAGTAGCGATTATGTCATGGCCACTAAAGATGGCCGGATGATCCTGACGGAAGGTAAGCCCCAGGTGGATGACGACACCGGTCTGGTGAGTTACCGCGATATCCAGGGCAATAAGATGCAAATCAACCGTAACGAAGTTTCCCAAATCATTGAACGATGA
- the lplT gene encoding major facilitator superfamily protein, translating to MHDMAAGSLRSRGMMAVIAAQFLSAFADNALLFATLAVLKAQFYPDWSQPVLQMVFVGAYILFAPFVGQFADSVAKGRVMMVANGMKLIGALVITFGFNPFVGYTLVGVGAAAYSPAKYGILGEITTGDKLVKANGLMESSTIAAILLGSVAGGVLADWHIGAALGVCALFYAGAVAANLFIPKLAAARPGQSWHLVAMIRQFYAASRQLWNNGETRFTLVGTSLFWGAGVTLRFLLVLWVPVALGITDNATPTYLNAMVAIGIVVGAGAAAKFVTLETVSRCMPAGILIGVAVVAFAVQQTQLPAYLLLMLLGVCGGFFVVPLNALLQDRGKRSVGAGNAIAVQNLGENSAMLLMLGLYSLAVKVGVPVVGIGIGFGVLFALAIAGLWLWQRRQKS from the coding sequence ATGCATGATATGGCCGCCGGATCGTTGCGCTCACGGGGAATGATGGCGGTTATCGCCGCACAGTTTCTTTCCGCCTTTGCTGATAATGCGTTGCTGTTTGCCACGCTGGCGGTACTGAAGGCGCAGTTTTATCCGGACTGGAGCCAGCCGGTGCTGCAAATGGTCTTTGTCGGGGCGTATATCCTGTTTGCGCCTTTTGTCGGCCAGTTCGCTGACAGCGTCGCCAAGGGGCGCGTGATGATGGTGGCGAACGGGATGAAGCTTATCGGTGCGCTGGTCATCACCTTCGGCTTCAACCCGTTTGTGGGGTATACCCTGGTCGGCGTGGGCGCGGCGGCGTATTCGCCGGCGAAATACGGCATCCTCGGGGAAATCACCACGGGCGATAAGCTGGTAAAAGCCAACGGGCTGATGGAATCCTCCACGATCGCGGCGATCCTGTTGGGGTCGGTTGCGGGCGGCGTGCTGGCCGACTGGCATATCGGCGCGGCGCTCGGCGTATGTGCGCTGTTTTACGCAGGCGCGGTGGCGGCGAATCTGTTTATCCCCAAACTGGCGGCTGCGCGTCCCGGCCAGTCTTGGCATCTGGTGGCGATGATCCGGCAGTTCTATGCAGCCAGTCGACAGTTGTGGAACAACGGCGAAACCCGCTTTACGCTGGTGGGAACCAGCCTGTTCTGGGGCGCGGGCGTAACGCTGCGCTTTTTGCTGGTGTTGTGGGTGCCGGTGGCGTTAGGGATTACGGATAACGCCACGCCGACTTACCTGAATGCGATGGTGGCTATCGGCATCGTGGTCGGCGCGGGCGCGGCGGCGAAGTTTGTCACGCTGGAAACCGTCTCGCGCTGTATGCCCGCCGGGATATTAATCGGCGTGGCCGTGGTCGCGTTTGCGGTACAGCAAACGCAACTGCCTGCGTATCTGTTACTGATGCTGCTCGGGGTATGCGGCGGATTTTTCGTGGTGCCGCTTAATGCATTGCTTCAGGATCGCGGAAAGCGTTCGGTCGGCGCGGGCAATGCTATCGCAGTGCAGAACCTCGGCGAAAACAGCGCCATGTTGCTGATGCTCGGCCTGTATTCCCTTGCGGTGAAAGTCGGCGTTCCGGTTGTGGGTATCGGTATTGGCTTTGGCGTACTGTTTGCGCTGGCGATAGCCGGACTGTGGTTGTGGCAGCGGCGTCAGAAATCATAA